In Burkholderia savannae, one genomic interval encodes:
- a CDS encoding ankyrin repeat domain-containing protein, whose translation MKSIKHLSKQRTMSAVLRTLAVAGGLGVFAAAPAHAESLDGIVKAVKFDDIKDISKQLKNGLDPNTIAPNGDPLLVIAAREKSDQVAAALAAAPNVELDKEDKAGENALMLAALNGDLPLVKLLVDKGAEVSKKGWSPLHYAATNGNDEVVKYLLDKSAYIDAASPNGTTPLMMAARGNHGSTVTLLLDQGADPALKNQLGVTALDFAKHYNAPDATGILSKRTVRIGDAPAPNAQKSAK comes from the coding sequence ATGAAGTCGATCAAACACTTGTCGAAACAACGCACGATGAGCGCCGTGCTGCGCACGCTCGCGGTCGCGGGCGGGCTCGGCGTGTTCGCGGCGGCGCCCGCGCACGCGGAGTCGCTCGACGGGATCGTGAAGGCCGTCAAGTTCGACGACATCAAGGACATCTCGAAGCAGCTGAAGAACGGCCTCGACCCGAACACGATCGCGCCGAACGGCGATCCGCTCCTCGTGATCGCCGCGCGCGAGAAGTCCGATCAGGTCGCGGCGGCGCTCGCCGCCGCGCCGAACGTCGAGCTCGACAAGGAAGACAAGGCGGGCGAGAACGCGCTGATGCTCGCCGCGCTGAACGGCGATCTGCCGCTCGTCAAGCTGCTCGTCGACAAGGGCGCCGAAGTGAGCAAGAAGGGCTGGTCGCCGCTGCACTACGCGGCGACGAACGGCAACGACGAGGTCGTCAAGTATCTGCTCGACAAGTCCGCGTACATCGACGCCGCGTCGCCGAACGGCACGACGCCGCTGATGATGGCGGCGCGCGGCAACCACGGCTCGACCGTCACGCTGCTGCTCGACCAGGGCGCCGATCCCGCGCTGAAGAACCAGCTCGGCGTCACCGCGCTCGACTTCGCGAAGCACTACAACGCGCCGGACGCAACCGGGATTCTGTCGAAGCGCACGGTGCGCATCGGCGACGCGCCAGCGCCGAATGCGCAAAAGAGTGCAAAATAG
- the tmk gene encoding dTMP kinase: MARGKFITFEGIDGAGKTTHLQWFCDRLQERLGPAGRHVVVTREPGGTQLGETLREILLNQPMDLETEALLMFAGRREHLALVIEPALARGDWVVSDRFTDATFAYQGGGRGLPRDKLEALERWVQGGFQPDLTVLFDVPPQVASARRGAVRMPDKFESESDAFFARTRAEYLRRAQEAPHRFVIVDSSEPIPQIRKKLDGVLAAL, encoded by the coding sequence ATGGCGCGTGGCAAATTCATCACGTTCGAAGGGATCGACGGCGCGGGCAAGACCACGCATCTGCAGTGGTTCTGCGACCGGCTTCAGGAAAGGCTCGGGCCGGCCGGCCGGCACGTGGTCGTCACGCGCGAGCCGGGCGGCACGCAGCTCGGCGAGACGCTGCGGGAGATTCTCCTGAACCAGCCGATGGATCTCGAGACCGAGGCGCTGCTGATGTTCGCCGGCCGGCGCGAGCATCTCGCGCTCGTGATCGAGCCCGCGCTCGCGCGCGGCGACTGGGTCGTGTCGGACCGCTTCACCGACGCGACGTTCGCGTATCAGGGCGGCGGGCGCGGGCTGCCGCGCGACAAGCTCGAGGCGCTCGAGCGCTGGGTGCAGGGCGGTTTCCAGCCGGATCTGACGGTGCTGTTCGACGTGCCGCCGCAAGTCGCGAGCGCGCGCCGCGGCGCGGTGCGGATGCCGGACAAGTTCGAAAGCGAATCGGACGCGTTCTTCGCGCGCACGCGCGCCGAGTATCTGCGCCGCGCGCAGGAGGCGCCGCATCGCTTCGTGATCGTCGATTCGAGCGAGCCGATCCCGCAGATCCGCAAGAAGCTCGACGGCGTGCTCGCCGCGCTGTGA
- the ygfZ gene encoding CAF17-like 4Fe-4S cluster assembly/insertion protein YgfZ, producing MSTPIASPAAQAAVPAALPAPPRPRPDDFAAVLERGAFTVLEQFGIVDVTGADAATFLHGQLTNDIEHLDAASARLAGYCSPKGRLLASLLAWRAGHDVRLLVSKDVQPAVQKRLSMFVLRAKAKLADASGALVAVGFAGDVRAALSGVFDALPDGVHTKVDAPAGALIRLPDAAGRARYLWIAARAELDARLPTLEAALPRVSAAVWDWLDVRAGEPRITQPAAEQFVPQMVNFDVIGGVNFRKGCYPGQEVVARSQYRGTIKRRTALAHLAVGTDAAHAGVELYHSDDPGQPCGMIVNAAAAPEGGVDALVEIKLAALESGSVHLASASGPTLAFLPLPYALPAEA from the coding sequence ATGAGCACACCGATCGCCTCCCCGGCCGCGCAGGCCGCCGTCCCCGCCGCGCTGCCGGCGCCGCCCCGTCCGCGCCCCGACGATTTCGCCGCCGTGCTCGAGCGCGGCGCGTTCACGGTGCTCGAACAGTTCGGCATCGTCGATGTGACGGGCGCCGACGCCGCGACGTTCCTGCACGGCCAGCTGACCAACGACATCGAGCATCTCGATGCGGCGAGCGCGCGCCTGGCCGGCTACTGCTCGCCGAAGGGGCGCCTGCTCGCGTCGCTCCTCGCATGGCGCGCGGGTCACGACGTGCGCCTTCTCGTGTCGAAGGACGTGCAGCCCGCCGTGCAGAAGCGCCTGTCGATGTTCGTGCTGCGCGCGAAGGCGAAGCTCGCCGACGCGAGCGGCGCGCTCGTCGCGGTCGGCTTCGCGGGCGACGTGCGCGCCGCGCTGTCGGGCGTCTTCGACGCGCTGCCGGACGGCGTCCACACGAAGGTCGACGCGCCCGCCGGCGCGCTGATCCGCCTGCCCGACGCGGCCGGCCGCGCGCGCTATCTGTGGATCGCCGCGCGCGCCGAGCTCGACGCGCGCCTGCCCACGCTCGAAGCCGCGCTGCCGCGCGTGTCGGCCGCCGTCTGGGACTGGCTCGACGTACGCGCGGGCGAGCCGCGCATCACGCAGCCCGCCGCCGAGCAGTTCGTCCCGCAGATGGTCAACTTCGACGTGATCGGCGGCGTGAACTTCCGCAAGGGCTGCTATCCGGGCCAGGAAGTCGTCGCCCGCAGCCAGTATCGCGGCACGATCAAGCGCCGCACCGCGCTCGCGCACCTCGCCGTGGGCACCGACGCCGCGCATGCGGGCGTCGAGCTCTATCATTCGGACGACCCCGGCCAGCCGTGCGGGATGATCGTGAACGCGGCGGCGGCGCCCGAGGGCGGCGTCGACGCGCTCGTCGAGATCAAGCTCGCCGCGCTCGAGAGCGGCTCGGTCCACCTGGCATCCGCGAGCGGTCCGACGCTCGCGTTCCTGCCGCTTCCCTACGCGCTGCCCGCCGAAGCCTGA
- a CDS encoding Rap1a/Tai family immunity protein, translated as MLRAMFCAAAFAVPLTAAAFTAGDLDKLCAKTDVKSRASCAAYIEGAADGVYNTIDAIGGTTGPRVGQYFCLPPDIKSQQMTDAVRKYIAENPKLADYNASTAVSLGLGKAFPCRGY; from the coding sequence ATGTTGCGGGCTATGTTTTGCGCCGCCGCGTTCGCCGTGCCGCTGACGGCGGCCGCCTTCACGGCCGGCGACCTCGACAAGCTGTGCGCGAAGACCGACGTCAAGTCGCGGGCGTCGTGCGCGGCGTACATCGAGGGCGCGGCGGACGGCGTCTACAACACGATCGACGCGATCGGCGGCACCACGGGGCCGCGCGTCGGCCAGTACTTCTGTCTGCCGCCCGACATCAAGTCGCAGCAGATGACCGACGCGGTGCGCAAGTACATCGCGGAGAACCCCAAGCTCGCCGACTACAACGCGAGCACGGCGGTGTCGCTCGGGCTCGGCAAGGCGTTTCCCTGCCGCGGCTATTGA
- a CDS encoding alpha/beta hydrolase translates to MPLNPKIAQVLDMIERAKRPDYHEQTPAQARAAYEKSAPILDVAPAPMFSVEDLRLPARDGGAFGARLYLPVEPSLAEPLPALVYYHGGGFTVGSVDTHDALCRMFARDARCAVLSVDYRLAPEHKFPTAIDDAQDALVWLHAHASSLGVDRERLAVGGDSAGGTLATVCAVLARDRGIALALQLLIYPGTTGHQQTESHARLAKGYLLSADTIQWFFEHYVRDASDRDDWRFAPLDGTRGAPSFERVAPAWIATAEYDPLSDEGDAYADKLRAAGNRVTLVAYSGMIHEFFKMGGFVPEVRLAHADAASALRAAFEGD, encoded by the coding sequence ATGCCGCTGAATCCGAAGATCGCGCAGGTGCTCGACATGATCGAGCGCGCGAAACGTCCCGATTATCACGAACAGACGCCCGCGCAGGCGCGCGCGGCGTACGAGAAGAGCGCGCCGATCCTCGACGTCGCGCCCGCACCGATGTTTTCGGTCGAGGACCTGCGCTTGCCGGCGCGCGACGGCGGCGCGTTCGGCGCGCGGCTCTATCTGCCCGTCGAGCCGAGTCTGGCCGAGCCGCTGCCCGCGCTCGTCTACTACCACGGCGGCGGTTTCACGGTCGGCAGCGTCGACACGCACGACGCGCTGTGCCGGATGTTCGCGCGCGACGCGCGCTGTGCGGTGCTGTCAGTCGATTACAGGCTCGCGCCGGAGCATAAGTTCCCGACGGCGATCGACGACGCGCAGGATGCGCTCGTGTGGCTGCACGCGCACGCGTCGAGCCTCGGGGTCGACCGGGAGCGGCTCGCGGTCGGCGGCGACAGCGCGGGCGGCACGCTCGCCACCGTGTGCGCGGTGCTCGCGCGCGATCGTGGAATTGCGCTTGCGCTGCAACTGCTGATCTATCCGGGGACGACGGGGCACCAGCAGACCGAGTCGCACGCGCGGCTCGCGAAGGGCTATCTGCTGTCGGCCGACACGATCCAGTGGTTTTTCGAGCATTACGTGCGCGACGCGTCGGATCGCGACGACTGGCGCTTCGCGCCGCTCGACGGCACGCGCGGCGCGCCTTCCTTCGAGCGCGTCGCGCCCGCGTGGATCGCGACGGCGGAGTACGATCCGCTGTCCGACGAGGGCGACGCATACGCGGACAAGCTGCGCGCGGCGGGCAACCGGGTGACGCTCGTCGCGTACTCGGGGATGATTCACGAGTTCTTCAAGATGGGCGGTTTCGTGCCCGAAGTGCGGCTCGCGCATGCGGACGCGGCGAGCGCGCTGCGCGCGGCGTTCGAAGGCGACTGA
- a CDS encoding GNAT family N-acetyltransferase — protein MTELAYRDATPDDLPAIVAIYNSTIASRRVTADTEPVTIESRRAWFDAHNPHVRPLWVVEGAGQVIAWLSFSDFYGRPAYGHTAEISIYLDEAARGNRLGSRLLEAALAKAPALGIHTALGFIFGHNEPSLRLFARYGFATWGTLPRVAVLDGVERDLVIVGKRLVEA, from the coding sequence ATGACCGAGCTTGCCTATCGCGACGCCACGCCGGACGACCTGCCCGCGATCGTCGCGATCTACAATTCGACGATCGCGTCGCGCCGGGTGACGGCCGACACCGAGCCCGTGACGATCGAAAGCCGCCGCGCGTGGTTCGACGCGCACAATCCGCACGTGCGGCCGCTGTGGGTCGTCGAGGGCGCGGGGCAGGTGATCGCGTGGCTGAGTTTCTCCGATTTCTACGGGCGTCCGGCATACGGCCATACGGCGGAGATCAGCATCTATCTCGACGAGGCCGCGCGCGGCAACCGGCTCGGCAGCCGGCTGCTCGAGGCGGCGCTCGCGAAGGCGCCGGCGCTCGGCATCCACACGGCGCTCGGCTTCATCTTCGGCCACAACGAGCCGAGCCTGCGGCTCTTCGCGCGCTACGGCTTCGCGACCTGGGGCACGCTGCCGCGCGTCGCGGTGCTCGACGGCGTCGAGCGCGATCTCGTGATCGTCGGCAAGCGGCTCGTCGAAGCGTAA
- the mltG gene encoding endolytic transglycosylase MltG has protein sequence MSLLKKCAAFAALAVVLLGAACAGGAYYWATRPLALATPTLDVTINPRSSVRSVAQQLAHGGVPVEPRLFVAMTRALFLSSRLKSGNYEFKTGVTPYEVLQKVARGDVNEYVVTVIEGWTFRRMRAELDANAALAHASAGMSDAELLRAIGASDEAVARGSGEGLFFPDTYLFDRGASDLNVYRRAYKLMQTRLADAWTARRPGLPFQTPYEALTIASLVEKETGRAADRAFVSGVFANRLRAGMPLQTDPSVIYGMGDAYAGRLRKRDLQTDTPYNTYTRRGLPPTPIALPGEAALYAAVNPAATSALYFVAKGDGTSVFSDTLGDHNKAVDKYIRGQ, from the coding sequence ATGTCCCTACTGAAGAAGTGCGCCGCGTTCGCGGCGCTCGCCGTCGTATTGCTGGGCGCCGCTTGCGCGGGCGGCGCCTATTACTGGGCCACTCGGCCGCTCGCGCTCGCCACGCCGACCCTCGACGTCACGATCAATCCCCGCAGCAGCGTGCGCAGCGTCGCGCAGCAGCTTGCGCACGGCGGCGTGCCCGTCGAGCCGAGGCTCTTCGTCGCGATGACGCGCGCGCTGTTCCTGTCGAGCCGGCTCAAGTCGGGCAACTACGAATTCAAGACGGGCGTGACCCCTTACGAGGTGCTGCAGAAGGTTGCGCGCGGCGACGTCAACGAGTACGTCGTCACGGTGATCGAGGGCTGGACGTTCCGGCGGATGCGCGCGGAGCTCGACGCGAACGCGGCGCTCGCGCACGCGAGCGCCGGGATGAGCGACGCGGAACTGTTGCGCGCGATCGGCGCGTCCGACGAGGCCGTGGCGCGCGGCAGCGGCGAGGGCCTGTTCTTTCCGGACACCTACCTGTTCGACAGGGGCGCGAGCGACCTGAACGTCTATCGCCGCGCGTACAAGCTGATGCAGACGCGCCTGGCCGACGCGTGGACGGCGCGCCGGCCCGGCCTGCCGTTCCAGACGCCTTACGAAGCGCTGACGATCGCGTCGCTCGTCGAGAAGGAGACGGGGCGCGCGGCCGATCGCGCGTTCGTCTCGGGCGTGTTCGCGAACCGCCTGCGGGCCGGGATGCCGCTGCAGACCGATCCGTCGGTGATCTACGGAATGGGCGATGCGTACGCCGGGCGGCTGCGCAAGCGCGATCTGCAGACGGACACTCCGTACAATACCTACACGCGCCGCGGGCTGCCCCCGACGCCGATCGCGCTGCCGGGCGAGGCGGCGCTCTATGCCGCGGTGAACCCGGCGGCGACGTCCGCGCTCTATTTCGTCGCGAAGGGCGACGGCACGAGCGTTTTTTCGGACACGCTAGGGGATCACAACAAGGCCGTGGACAAATACATACGAGGTCAATGA
- a CDS encoding DNA polymerase III subunit delta', translated as MIYPWQTDDWNRLQALRAHWPHALLLYGQAGIGKLAFTRHLAKGFLCEAPHENGEPCGACAACSWFEQGNHPDYRIVVPEALAAELPGAADEPKAADADEGGKKTKTPSKEIKIEQVRALVDFCAIASHRGGARVVVLYPAEALNVAAANALLKTLEEPPPGVVFLLASARIDRLLPTIVSRCRQWPMAVPALDSAAAWLAAQDVADAGALLAEAGGAPLAALALANDENRPLRDWTLAQLAAGAACDPFACGETLQKLPVPVVLGWLQRWLYDLLAERAAGAPRYFPAQRAALARCAAAVDSNAFARFLKTVTRQRAVENHPLSARLVFEELFLGYRELFA; from the coding sequence ATGATCTATCCGTGGCAGACCGACGACTGGAACCGCCTGCAGGCGCTGCGCGCGCATTGGCCGCACGCACTTTTGCTGTACGGCCAGGCGGGGATCGGCAAGCTCGCGTTCACGCGGCATCTCGCGAAGGGCTTCCTGTGCGAGGCGCCGCATGAGAACGGCGAGCCGTGCGGCGCGTGCGCCGCGTGTTCGTGGTTCGAGCAGGGCAACCACCCCGATTACCGGATCGTCGTGCCGGAGGCGCTCGCGGCCGAGCTGCCGGGCGCGGCCGACGAGCCGAAGGCCGCCGACGCCGACGAAGGCGGCAAGAAGACCAAGACGCCGAGCAAGGAAATCAAGATCGAGCAGGTGCGCGCGCTCGTCGACTTTTGCGCAATCGCGTCGCATCGCGGCGGCGCGCGCGTCGTCGTGCTGTATCCGGCCGAGGCGCTCAACGTCGCGGCCGCGAACGCGCTGTTGAAGACGCTCGAGGAGCCGCCGCCGGGCGTCGTGTTCCTGCTCGCGTCCGCGCGCATCGACCGGCTTTTGCCGACGATCGTGAGCCGTTGCCGCCAGTGGCCGATGGCGGTGCCCGCGCTCGACTCGGCGGCGGCCTGGCTCGCGGCGCAGGACGTCGCCGACGCGGGCGCGCTGCTCGCCGAAGCGGGCGGCGCGCCGCTCGCCGCGCTCGCGCTCGCGAACGACGAGAACCGGCCGCTGCGCGACTGGACGCTCGCGCAGCTCGCGGCGGGCGCCGCGTGCGATCCGTTCGCGTGCGGCGAGACGCTGCAGAAGCTGCCCGTGCCCGTCGTGCTCGGCTGGCTGCAGCGCTGGCTGTACGACTTGCTCGCCGAGCGCGCGGCGGGCGCGCCGCGCTATTTTCCCGCGCAGCGCGCGGCGCTCGCGCGCTGCGCGGCCGCCGTCGATTCGAACGCGTTCGCGCGCTTCCTGAAGACGGTTACGCGGCAGCGCGCGGTGGAGAACCATCCGCTCAGCGCGCGCCTCGTGTTCGAAGAGCTGTTTCTCGGCTACCGCGAGCTGTTCGCGTAG
- a CDS encoding mechanosensitive ion channel family protein: MLTIDDLWRIADAPLHSWLGTLAVSALVVLAIAGIHRIGARIVVPIARPYPVMSEIVSYADRPSLVLLSFLALEFLWLQVDESLPHAGGLRTIAAVGTIVALTWLLMRLAAAVGDAIIRAHPIDTPDNLEARRIHTQTRVLARTVMVLIVIVGAGAALMTFPNVRQVGASLLASAGVAGLVAGIAARPVLGNLIAGLQIALSQPIRLDDVVIIQGEWGRIEEITGTYVSVRLWDQRRLVVPLQWFIENPFQNWTRSSAELIGTVFLYVDYRLPLEPLRAELARIVAAAPEWDGRVQVLQVTDATERSMQLRALVSARDSSLAWDLRCRVREGLIAFINAHYPHCLPRERNEWTAPDAGAREPHPGGRVQEPAASTAAFTAADPTTAETGVPRAPH; the protein is encoded by the coding sequence ATGTTGACGATCGACGACCTGTGGCGCATCGCCGATGCGCCGCTTCATAGCTGGCTCGGCACGCTGGCCGTGTCGGCGCTCGTCGTGCTCGCGATCGCGGGCATTCACCGGATCGGCGCGCGCATCGTCGTGCCGATCGCCCGGCCTTATCCGGTCATGAGCGAGATCGTGTCGTACGCCGACCGGCCGTCGCTCGTCCTGCTGTCGTTCCTCGCGCTCGAGTTCCTGTGGCTGCAGGTCGACGAATCGCTGCCGCATGCGGGCGGGCTGCGCACGATCGCGGCGGTCGGCACGATCGTGGCGCTGACTTGGCTGCTGATGCGGCTCGCCGCCGCGGTCGGCGACGCGATCATCCGCGCGCATCCGATCGACACGCCCGACAACCTCGAGGCGCGCCGCATCCACACGCAGACCCGCGTGCTCGCGCGAACCGTGATGGTGCTGATCGTGATCGTCGGGGCGGGCGCCGCGCTGATGACGTTTCCGAACGTGCGGCAGGTCGGCGCGAGTCTTCTCGCGTCGGCGGGCGTCGCGGGCCTCGTCGCCGGCATCGCCGCGCGCCCGGTGCTCGGCAACCTGATCGCCGGGCTGCAGATCGCGCTGTCGCAGCCGATCCGGCTCGACGACGTCGTCATCATTCAGGGCGAGTGGGGGCGCATCGAGGAGATCACGGGCACCTATGTGTCGGTGCGCCTGTGGGATCAGCGGCGGCTCGTCGTGCCGCTGCAGTGGTTCATCGAAAATCCCTTTCAGAACTGGACGCGCAGCAGCGCCGAGCTGATCGGCACGGTGTTCCTGTACGTCGACTATCGGCTGCCGCTCGAGCCGCTGCGCGCGGAGCTCGCGCGGATCGTCGCCGCCGCGCCCGAATGGGACGGCCGCGTGCAGGTGCTGCAGGTGACCGACGCGACCGAGCGCTCGATGCAGTTGCGCGCGCTCGTCAGCGCGCGCGATTCGTCGCTTGCGTGGGATTTGCGCTGCCGCGTGCGCGAGGGGCTCATCGCGTTCATCAACGCGCACTATCCGCACTGCCTGCCGCGCGAGCGCAACGAATGGACGGCGCCCGACGCCGGCGCGCGCGAGCCGCATCCGGGCGGGCGCGTGCAGGAGCCGGCCGCGAGCACGGCGGCGTTCACCGCGGCGGACCCGACGACGGCCGAGACCGGCGTGCCGCGCGCGCCGCATTGA
- a CDS encoding NRDE family protein, which translates to MCLIVFDWQPDAAQGPVLTLAANRDEFFRRTSAPLSWWSDAPHVLAGRDLEGGGTWLGVARDGRFAALTNYRAPFDIRAGAPTRGKLVSEFLTGKNMAPLDYLANVAEKAVFYNGFTLLAGDVKRGELAWYCNRPADAQPAPGAPALVAPGVHGLSNARLDTPWPKLVNKRSELGALLTRDGAAPLDALIEMMRDAREAADDALPHTGIPIERERALSAAFIETPEYGSRGTTALRVGRDVEGRLKFDVKERCDDDGSHRIVRPGTFERAFTFDADGGGAAAR; encoded by the coding sequence ATGTGCCTGATCGTATTCGATTGGCAGCCCGACGCCGCGCAAGGCCCGGTGCTGACGCTCGCCGCGAACCGCGACGAATTCTTCCGCCGCACGAGCGCGCCGCTCAGCTGGTGGAGCGACGCGCCGCACGTGCTCGCGGGCCGCGATCTCGAGGGCGGCGGCACATGGCTCGGCGTCGCGCGCGACGGCCGCTTCGCCGCGCTCACCAATTACCGCGCGCCGTTCGACATCCGCGCCGGCGCGCCGACGCGCGGCAAGCTCGTGTCCGAGTTCCTGACGGGCAAGAACATGGCGCCGCTCGACTATCTCGCGAACGTCGCCGAGAAGGCCGTGTTCTACAACGGCTTCACGCTGCTCGCGGGCGACGTCAAGCGCGGCGAGCTCGCATGGTACTGCAATCGTCCGGCCGACGCGCAGCCGGCCCCCGGCGCACCCGCGCTCGTCGCGCCCGGCGTGCACGGGCTGTCGAACGCGCGGCTCGATACGCCCTGGCCGAAGCTCGTCAACAAGCGCAGCGAGCTCGGCGCACTGCTGACCCGGGACGGGGCGGCGCCGCTCGACGCGCTGATCGAGATGATGCGCGACGCGCGCGAAGCGGCCGACGACGCGCTGCCGCACACCGGCATTCCGATCGAGCGCGAGCGCGCGCTGTCCGCCGCGTTCATCGAGACACCCGAATACGGATCGCGCGGCACGACCGCGCTGCGCGTCGGGCGCGATGTCGAGGGACGGCTGAAGTTCGACGTCAAGGAGCGCTGCGACGACGACGGCTCGCACCGGATTGTGCGGCCGGGCACGTTCGAGCGCGCGTTCACGTTCGACGCGGACGGCGGGGGCGCCGCGGCGCGGTAA
- a CDS encoding GNAT family N-acetyltransferase, protein MDSIEIETGDWSHLGCDASRIRDAVFVREQRIPAELDLDDDDPHAHHAVAYLVDRAAGARRAVATGRLLPTGAIGRVSVLADARGRGVGSRLLDALLAEARARGDALVRLYAQQRAIAFYLRLGFRIVGEPFVEAGVPHVEMAREP, encoded by the coding sequence ATGGACAGCATCGAGATCGAAACCGGCGACTGGTCGCACCTCGGCTGCGACGCATCACGAATTCGCGACGCGGTGTTCGTGCGCGAGCAGCGCATTCCGGCCGAGCTCGACCTCGACGACGACGATCCGCATGCGCATCACGCGGTTGCGTATCTGGTCGACCGAGCGGCGGGCGCACGACGCGCGGTCGCGACGGGGCGGCTGCTGCCGACGGGCGCGATCGGTCGGGTGTCGGTGCTCGCCGACGCGCGCGGGCGCGGCGTCGGCTCGCGGCTCCTGGATGCGCTCCTCGCCGAAGCGCGGGCGCGCGGCGACGCGCTCGTGCGGCTCTATGCGCAGCAACGTGCGATCGCGTTCTATTTGAGGCTCGGTTTTCGGATCGTCGGCGAGCCGTTCGTCGAGGCGGGCGTGCCGCATGTCGAGATGGCGCGCGAGCCGTGA
- a CDS encoding TatD family hydrolase, with protein MFVDSHCHINFEGLADRLPQVLDNMREHGVTHALCVSVDLETLPSVLSIARDHDNVFASVGVHPDHEDAKEPTVAELVELAAHPKVVAIGETGLDYYRLEGRSIADMEWQRARFRTHIRAAHATGKPLIVHTRASSEDTLRVMAEERASVPGGVMHCFTEPWPVAEAALAQNFHISLSGIVTFKNATDVQDVARRVPLDRLLIETDSPYLAPVPYRGKPNEPAYVSHVGRFIAAQRGMTDEALGVATSQNFFRLFKIARAGDASPVNQG; from the coding sequence ATGTTCGTCGATTCACACTGTCACATCAATTTCGAAGGTCTCGCCGACCGTCTGCCGCAAGTGCTGGACAACATGCGCGAGCACGGCGTCACGCACGCGCTTTGCGTATCGGTCGATCTCGAGACGCTGCCGTCCGTGCTCTCGATCGCGCGCGATCACGACAACGTTTTCGCGTCGGTCGGCGTGCATCCCGACCACGAGGACGCGAAGGAGCCGACGGTGGCCGAGCTCGTCGAGCTCGCCGCGCATCCGAAGGTGGTGGCGATCGGCGAGACGGGCCTCGACTATTACCGCCTCGAAGGCCGCTCGATCGCCGACATGGAGTGGCAGCGCGCGCGCTTTCGCACGCACATTCGCGCGGCGCACGCGACGGGCAAGCCGCTCATCGTCCACACGCGTGCGTCGTCGGAGGATACGCTGCGGGTCATGGCCGAGGAGCGCGCGAGCGTGCCGGGCGGCGTGATGCACTGCTTCACCGAGCCGTGGCCCGTCGCCGAGGCCGCGCTCGCGCAGAACTTCCACATCTCGCTTTCCGGCATCGTCACGTTCAAGAACGCGACCGACGTGCAGGACGTCGCGCGGCGCGTGCCGCTCGACCGGCTGCTGATCGAGACCGATTCGCCGTATCTTGCGCCGGTGCCGTATCGCGGCAAGCCGAATGAACCTGCGTACGTCAGCCATGTCGGACGCTTTATCGCGGCGCAACGCGGGATGACCGACGAGGCGCTCGGCGTCGCGACGTCGCAGAACTTTTTCCGGCTGTTCAAGATCGCCCGCGCGGGCGACGCCAGCCCAGTCAACCAGGGGTAG